From Candidatus Manganitrophus morganii, the proteins below share one genomic window:
- a CDS encoding peptide chain release factor 3: MFELAEMAVIEEIKREVERRRTFAIISHPDAGKTTLTEKLLLYSGAIELAGAVKARKNQRHATSDWLEMEQSRGISITSTALQFDYQGDRFNLLDTPGHQDFSEDTYRTLMAVDSAVMVLDGAKGIEPQTKKLFDVCRMRHIPILIFINKMDQPGRPPLDLLDEIEKVLGMGAVPKNWPIGEGPDFQGVYDLEQKQVLRFQRTVRGQQRAPVWVGEIDDPQFVEEIGGSAYRQLCEDVALLAGAGFSFERERFLKGEVAPVYFGSAIHNFGVEPFLAGLKELAPPPGARMSSHGLVAPGIEAFSGFIFKIQANMDRRHRDRMAFLRVCSGRFEKDMLVYHSRLDRKVRMTRPHRLFGRERETIEEAFAGDVVGLVNPGLFAIGDTLCSVASLKYDGIPRFHPECFGILINRNLSKNKQFQKGLQQLEEEGVMQVLFSPDGARREPILAVVGNLQFDVVQARLQYEYDVETSVERLPYTSARWISGDPQAIDKMIRLRWDGMHLQDRDGQMVALFSTERECAFHQKHYPEIEFKELK, from the coding sequence ATGTTTGAACTGGCCGAGATGGCTGTCATCGAAGAAATCAAGCGCGAGGTGGAGCGCCGGCGGACCTTTGCCATTATCTCCCATCCGGATGCCGGCAAAACGACCCTCACCGAGAAGCTGTTGCTTTATTCTGGCGCGATCGAGCTGGCCGGCGCGGTGAAGGCGCGCAAGAACCAGCGCCATGCCACCTCCGACTGGCTGGAGATGGAGCAGTCGCGGGGGATCTCCATTACCTCCACCGCGCTTCAATTCGATTATCAGGGAGATCGATTCAATCTCCTCGACACGCCGGGCCATCAGGATTTCAGCGAGGATACCTACCGGACCTTGATGGCGGTCGACAGCGCCGTGATGGTGCTCGACGGCGCCAAGGGGATCGAGCCGCAGACGAAAAAGCTCTTTGACGTCTGCCGGATGCGGCATATCCCGATTTTGATTTTCATCAACAAGATGGACCAGCCGGGCCGGCCGCCGCTCGACCTGCTGGACGAAATCGAAAAAGTCCTCGGGATGGGGGCGGTGCCGAAGAACTGGCCGATCGGAGAAGGACCCGATTTTCAGGGGGTCTATGATCTGGAGCAGAAACAGGTCCTCCGCTTTCAGAGGACGGTCCGCGGTCAACAGCGGGCGCCGGTTTGGGTCGGCGAAATCGACGATCCCCAGTTTGTGGAAGAGATCGGCGGGTCGGCCTACCGACAGCTTTGCGAAGATGTGGCGCTTTTGGCGGGGGCCGGATTTTCGTTCGAGCGGGAACGGTTTCTAAAGGGAGAGGTGGCGCCGGTTTATTTTGGAAGCGCCATCCACAACTTTGGCGTGGAGCCGTTCCTCGCCGGCCTCAAAGAACTGGCGCCCCCCCCGGGGGCCCGGATGAGCAGCCACGGCCTGGTTGCGCCCGGGATCGAGGCTTTCTCCGGATTCATCTTTAAGATCCAGGCCAACATGGACCGCCGGCACCGGGACCGGATGGCCTTCCTGCGGGTCTGCTCCGGGCGCTTCGAAAAAGATATGCTGGTTTACCATTCCCGGCTCGATCGGAAAGTCCGGATGACCCGGCCGCACCGCCTCTTCGGCCGGGAGCGGGAGACGATCGAAGAGGCCTTCGCCGGCGATGTGGTGGGGTTGGTCAATCCCGGCCTCTTCGCCATCGGCGACACCCTCTGCTCCGTGGCGTCGCTCAAGTATGACGGCATTCCCCGGTTTCATCCGGAATGTTTCGGCATTCTGATCAATCGGAACCTGTCCAAGAACAAACAATTCCAAAAAGGGCTTCAGCAATTGGAGGAAGAGGGGGTGATGCAGGTTCTCTTCTCGCCCGACGGCGCCCGCCGCGAGCCGATTCTGGCGGTGGTGGGGAATCTCCAATTCGATGTCGTCCAGGCGCGGCTCCAATATGAATATGATGTCGAGACATCGGTGGAGCGTCTCCCCTATACCTCCGCCCGGTGGATCAGCGGCGACCCTCAAGCGATCGACAAGATGATTCGGCTCCGGTGGGACGGGATGCACTTGCAGGACCGGGACGGGCAGATGGTTGCCCTATTCTCCACCGAAAGAGAGTGCGCTTTTCATCAGAAACATTATCCGGAAATCGAGTTCAAGGAATTAAAGTAG